The Deinococcus seoulensis genome has a segment encoding these proteins:
- a CDS encoding serine hydrolase: MPTSPAQPPLPEPQPTESLLPEPQPTASRRPKSRRARRLPPGHLTAACLTLAALLPTHAHAAPVTITAAWSGTAYRLTLRGLTPTDGTLRAEPDRSGATLTFRAALPPLNRTVRTATGDLTITIKGHTVTARTADRRPLRVNLSYIRPGVIPGQDATTAIDLYPPESWTEYQPEPTTPCTPGSPGAGVPGAGVPELPYQPPTFATGPVGFYLAQIDPRTGTPLRVITHDPDSLYPLASTYKQVIAWAAYRDINAGTLTLNTRLTVTEANRSIETYQPGTRTVQNLITQAITRSENTASDILHLHLTPQRVQALADAHGTCHTRVNMTTKAWWAAQAGLLPGVYGPDLPTGAQQAFTASPEQQAATAAQAVTQAQTLNADTLLNALDRYFYSPTYHPQTEVHLQNRSTPREWAALITRQYLDPTLTPTNRSALRRTLAQGCCRVNDPSVTYWGSKAGSGWRNLTMSGLLTLNTGQTFVYAYFNTGSDLMDSALIEQQLPSVAQYILQNARRIGKGTP, translated from the coding sequence ATGCCCACCTCCCCTGCCCAACCCCCGCTGCCAGAGCCGCAGCCCACAGAGTCCCTGCTGCCAGAACCGCAGCCCACAGCGTCCCGGCGCCCGAAGTCCCGGCGTGCGCGCCGCCTGCCGCCGGGCCACCTGACTGCCGCCTGCCTGACCCTGGCGGCCCTGCTGCCGACCCACGCGCACGCCGCGCCCGTCACCATCACCGCCGCCTGGAGCGGAACCGCGTACCGCCTGACCCTGCGCGGCCTGACCCCCACCGACGGCACGCTGCGCGCGGAACCCGACCGCAGCGGCGCCACCCTGACCTTCCGCGCCGCCCTGCCACCCCTGAACCGCACCGTCCGCACCGCCACGGGCGACCTGACCATCACCATCAAGGGACACACCGTCACGGCCCGCACCGCCGACCGGCGACCCCTGCGCGTGAACCTGAGTTACATCCGGCCCGGCGTGATCCCCGGCCAGGACGCCACCACCGCCATCGACCTGTACCCGCCGGAAAGCTGGACGGAGTACCAGCCGGAACCCACCACCCCATGCACCCCCGGCAGCCCCGGTGCAGGCGTACCCGGTGCGGGCGTGCCGGAACTGCCGTACCAGCCGCCCACCTTCGCCACCGGCCCCGTCGGGTTCTACCTCGCGCAGATCGACCCGCGCACCGGCACGCCCCTGCGCGTCATCACGCACGACCCCGACAGCCTCTACCCGCTGGCCAGCACCTACAAACAGGTGATCGCCTGGGCCGCCTACCGCGACATCAACGCCGGAACCCTGACCCTGAACACCCGCCTGACCGTCACCGAAGCCAACCGCAGCATCGAAACGTACCAGCCCGGCACCCGCACCGTGCAGAACCTCATCACGCAGGCCATCACCCGCAGCGAGAACACCGCCAGCGACATCCTGCACCTGCACCTGACCCCCCAACGCGTACAGGCCCTCGCGGACGCCCACGGCACCTGCCACACCCGCGTGAACATGACCACCAAAGCCTGGTGGGCCGCGCAGGCCGGACTGCTGCCCGGCGTGTACGGCCCCGACCTGCCCACCGGCGCGCAGCAGGCCTTCACCGCCTCGCCCGAACAGCAGGCCGCCACCGCCGCGCAGGCCGTCACGCAAGCACAGACCCTGAACGCCGACACCCTCCTGAACGCCCTGGACCGGTACTTCTACAGCCCCACGTACCACCCCCAGACCGAGGTGCACCTGCAAAACCGCAGCACCCCCCGCGAATGGGCCGCCCTGATCACCCGCCAGTACCTGGACCCCACCCTGACCCCCACCAACCGCAGCGCCCTGCGCCGCACCCTGGCCCAGGGCTGCTGCCGCGTGAACGACCCCAGCGTCACCTACTGGGGCAGCAAAGCCGGCAGCGGCTGGCGCAACCTGACCATGAGCGGCCTGCTCACCCTGAACACCGGGCAGACCTTCGTGTACGCGTACTTCAACACCGGCTCGGACCTCATGGACAGCGCCCTGATCGAACAGCAACTCCCCAGCGTCGCGCAGTACATCCTGCAAAACGCCCGGCGAATCGGGAAGGGCACGCCCTGA
- a CDS encoding DinB family protein codes for MTAYLAEQFRNELDLFRAALDAAPGDAFHTPRLGHSPAWHALHIAEWLRLMVLDDRTPNYHHLGWEDNARVQALGTQPAPVRESDPREQILAALDQTGTQVVAWLEQADDTALNGEVFSAATPSGTRPRRLALGMQLRHIGYHRGQLNLLLKA; via the coding sequence GTGACGGCCTACCTGGCCGAGCAGTTCCGCAACGAACTGGACCTGTTCCGCGCCGCGCTGGACGCCGCGCCGGGCGACGCCTTCCACACGCCCCGCCTGGGCCACAGCCCCGCGTGGCACGCCCTGCACATCGCCGAGTGGCTGCGCCTGATGGTCCTCGACGACCGCACGCCGAACTACCACCACCTCGGGTGGGAGGACAACGCCCGCGTGCAGGCGCTCGGCACCCAGCCTGCCCCCGTCCGCGAGAGCGACCCGCGCGAACAGATCCTGGCCGCGCTGGACCAGACCGGCACGCAGGTCGTCGCGTGGCTGGAACAGGCCGACGACACCGCCCTGAACGGCGAAGTCTTCAGCGCCGCCACCCCCAGCGGCACCCGCCCCCGCCGTCTCGCCCTCGGGATGCAGCTGCGCCACATCGGCTACCACCGCGGACAGCTGAACCTGCTGCTGAAGGCCTGA
- a CDS encoding endonuclease domain-containing protein, with product MPVRQRFTNVEGTGRARRLRRDATPHEGMVWARLRAGQLGVKFRRQQPLGFYIADFVCFECGLIVELDGGQHGSVQGRAYDALRTEYLEGRAFRVLRFWNSEVSGNLEGVLARIVEAVRERGEGGDA from the coding sequence ATGCCGGTGCGTCAGCGGTTCACGAACGTGGAGGGAACGGGGCGGGCGCGGCGGTTGCGTCGTGATGCCACGCCGCACGAGGGGATGGTGTGGGCGCGGTTGCGGGCGGGGCAGTTGGGGGTGAAGTTCCGTCGTCAGCAGCCGCTGGGGTTTTACATCGCGGATTTCGTGTGCTTCGAGTGCGGGTTGATCGTGGAGCTGGATGGTGGACAGCACGGTTCGGTACAGGGGCGTGCGTACGATGCGTTGCGGACGGAGTACCTGGAGGGCCGGGCGTTCCGGGTGCTGCGCTTCTGGAACAGCGAGGTGTCCGGCAATCTGGAGGGTGTCCTGGCGCGGATTGTCGAGGCGGTGCGCGAGCGGGGTGAGGGAGGGGACGCTTAG
- a CDS encoding 2-oxoglutarate dehydrogenase E1 component, protein MTQSQTIMSGGNAAFIEGLYEAYLADPQSVDPEWRSYFDELRGGAQETPHSAIQQAFYELGTQRRGGAVVPAPQGVSGAQQAAGALITAYRVYGHISARTNPLNIRGLPVVPELTPEYYGLSAADLSEQVQDGPFSGPLRDVIAQLHETYCGTIGFEFSYLPATERAWFQARIEANRGRGVYSADERRRFMMKLNAAEGLELYLKNKYPGVKRFGLEGGESFITLLDRVIQQAGVQGVKEVVIGMAHRGRLNTLVNIFGKPASVLFDEFDGKKKLSDDPDVAGDVKYHMGYSSDVRTPGGPMHLALAFNPSHLEIVSPVVHGSVRARQDRRGDESRRSVLPITVHGDAAVSGQGVVMETLNLSRLRGFATGGAVRIVINNQVGFTISDPRDTRSSRYCTDVAKIANAPVLHVNGDDPEAVAFCGDLALAYRQEFGKDVFVDLICFRRNGHNEGDEPRMTQPIMYREIDKHPGTRALYAASLEKEGVLQAGEGDQMVEGYRDRLDRAEPVVTEMENLAQSKLAVDWSGYTNTRWQDEVPTAVSREKLEALGTQLAQVPAEFKVHRTIERTVIKPRQAMARGEQPLDWGMGEMLAYATLLDEGYGVRLVGQDSGRGTFVHRHAVLHDQNATDPMNEEYMALAHLRDGQGKVEVIDSTLSEEAVMAFEYGYSTSEPNALIAWEAQFGDFANGAQAVIDQFIAAGESKWQRLSGLTLLLPHGYEGAGPEHSSARLERYLQLCAQKNMQVVVPSSAAQIFHLLRRQVLRPYRKPLIVMTPKSLLRNKAAMSPLSELAEGRFQEVIGDAEVTGARRVVISSGKLHWELVEARNADAEGYAGTALVRLEQLYPFPAEALATELARHPGAQVVWAQEEPENQGAWLMIWEDLEKLLAPGQTLTHSSRARSASTAAGYASVHAKEQARVIADALGEKLDREVVEDQKELAETAKQQG, encoded by the coding sequence ATGACGCAGTCGCAGACGATCATGTCAGGCGGGAACGCAGCCTTTATCGAGGGTTTGTACGAGGCGTACCTGGCCGACCCGCAGAGTGTGGATCCCGAGTGGCGTTCCTACTTCGATGAACTTCGTGGGGGCGCGCAGGAAACGCCTCATTCAGCCATTCAGCAGGCGTTCTACGAGCTGGGCACGCAGCGCCGGGGCGGCGCGGTCGTTCCGGCGCCGCAGGGTGTCAGCGGGGCGCAGCAGGCGGCGGGGGCGCTGATCACGGCGTACCGCGTGTACGGGCACATCAGTGCGCGCACCAACCCGCTGAACATCCGGGGCCTGCCGGTCGTGCCGGAACTGACGCCCGAGTACTACGGACTGTCGGCCGCCGACCTGAGCGAGCAGGTGCAGGACGGGCCGTTCAGCGGGCCGCTGCGTGACGTGATCGCGCAGCTGCACGAAACGTACTGCGGGACCATCGGCTTCGAGTTCAGTTACCTGCCCGCCACGGAACGCGCGTGGTTCCAGGCGCGGATCGAGGCGAACCGGGGCCGGGGCGTGTACTCCGCCGACGAGCGGCGCCGCTTCATGATGAAACTGAACGCCGCCGAGGGCCTGGAACTGTACCTGAAGAACAAGTACCCGGGCGTCAAGCGCTTTGGTCTGGAGGGCGGCGAGAGCTTCATCACGCTGCTGGACCGCGTGATTCAGCAGGCGGGCGTGCAGGGCGTGAAGGAAGTCGTGATCGGCATGGCGCACCGTGGCCGCCTGAACACGCTGGTGAACATCTTCGGGAAGCCCGCCAGTGTGCTGTTCGACGAGTTCGACGGCAAGAAGAAACTCAGTGACGATCCGGACGTGGCCGGTGACGTGAAGTACCACATGGGGTACTCCAGTGACGTGCGCACGCCCGGCGGCCCCATGCACCTGGCGCTGGCGTTCAACCCCAGTCACCTGGAGATCGTGTCGCCCGTCGTGCACGGCAGCGTCCGCGCCCGCCAGGACCGCCGGGGCGACGAGAGCCGCCGCAGCGTGCTGCCCATCACCGTGCACGGTGACGCGGCCGTGAGCGGGCAGGGCGTGGTCATGGAGACCCTGAACCTGTCGCGCCTGCGCGGCTTCGCGACCGGCGGGGCGGTGCGGATCGTGATCAACAACCAGGTGGGCTTCACGATCAGCGACCCGCGTGACACCCGCTCCAGCCGTTACTGCACGGACGTCGCCAAGATCGCCAACGCGCCCGTGCTGCACGTGAACGGTGACGATCCCGAGGCCGTGGCGTTCTGCGGTGATCTGGCGCTCGCGTACCGTCAGGAGTTCGGCAAGGACGTGTTCGTGGACCTGATCTGCTTCCGCCGCAACGGGCACAACGAGGGCGACGAGCCGCGCATGACGCAGCCGATCATGTACCGCGAGATCGACAAGCACCCGGGCACGCGGGCGCTGTACGCCGCCAGCCTGGAGAAGGAGGGCGTCCTCCAGGCTGGCGAGGGCGACCAGATGGTCGAGGGGTACCGTGACCGCCTGGACCGCGCCGAGCCGGTCGTGACCGAGATGGAGAACCTCGCGCAGAGCAAACTGGCCGTGGACTGGTCCGGGTACACGAACACCCGCTGGCAGGACGAGGTGCCGACCGCCGTGTCCCGCGAGAAGCTCGAGGCGCTGGGCACGCAACTGGCCCAGGTGCCCGCCGAGTTCAAGGTGCACCGCACCATCGAGCGCACGGTCATCAAGCCCCGTCAGGCGATGGCCCGGGGCGAGCAGCCGCTCGACTGGGGCATGGGCGAGATGCTGGCCTACGCGACCCTGCTGGACGAGGGGTACGGCGTGCGGCTGGTCGGTCAGGACAGCGGGCGCGGCACGTTCGTGCACCGTCACGCGGTCCTGCACGATCAGAATGCCACCGACCCCATGAACGAGGAGTACATGGCGCTGGCGCACCTGCGTGACGGGCAGGGCAAGGTCGAGGTGATCGACTCGACGCTGTCCGAGGAGGCCGTCATGGCCTTCGAGTACGGGTACTCGACGAGTGAACCGAACGCCCTGATCGCCTGGGAAGCGCAGTTCGGTGACTTCGCCAACGGCGCGCAGGCCGTGATCGATCAGTTCATCGCGGCCGGTGAGAGCAAGTGGCAGCGCCTGAGCGGCCTGACGCTGCTGCTCCCGCACGGCTACGAGGGCGCGGGACCCGAGCACAGCAGCGCCCGCCTGGAGCGGTACCTGCAGCTGTGCGCGCAGAAGAACATGCAGGTCGTGGTGCCCAGCAGCGCCGCGCAGATCTTCCACCTGCTGCGCCGTCAGGTGCTGCGCCCGTACCGCAAGCCGCTGATCGTCATGACGCCCAAGAGCCTGCTGCGCAACAAGGCCGCCATGAGCCCCCTGTCGGAACTGGCCGAGGGCCGTTTCCAGGAGGTCATCGGTGACGCCGAGGTGACCGGCGCGCGCCGCGTGGTGATCAGCAGCGGCAAACTGCACTGGGAACTCGTGGAGGCCCGCAACGCGGACGCCGAAGGGTACGCGGGCACGGCACTCGTCCGCCTGGAACAGCTGTACCCCTTCCCGGCCGAGGCGCTGGCCACCGAACTGGCCCGCCACCCCGGCGCGCAGGTCGTGTGGGCGCAGGAAGAACCCGAGAACCAGGGCGCGTGGCTGATGATCTGGGAGGACCTGGAGAAACTCCTGGCCCCCGGGCAGACGCTCA
- the purF gene encoding amidophosphoribosyltransferase: protein MIFDPVTDKPQDECGVFGMYSPEPADLAWFTYLGLFALQHRGQEAAGMCVSDGEKFHVEKDLGLVTQVFDERRLDSVRLANARVSIGHVRYSTTGSNLRFNAQPLTTRTNKGILGLAHNGNFVNAREVRNAMLMEGALFATTNDSEVMLNLIARESHMDLVEATAAAMKQLRGGFACVLMSRTQLLGFRDPNGVRPLVIGQREDGAYVIASEPCALFTVGAKLLRDVQPGELVWVDRDGLHSLMVEPRKPTPCAFEWIYFARSDSRLDGVDAHESRIRMGHQLAKEHPVNADIVVPVPDSGIGAAIGYARESGIPFDYGLYKNPYAGRTFIAPTQEARELKVKMKLSPTSAVAGKRVILVDDSIVRGTTSRQIVNLLREAGATEVHFRVSSPPIKHPCFYGIDTAARKELVASTHSIEEIRELIGADTLSFISEQGIREAVSGPGLCLACFNGEYPAGTPLLNDVDKLALEV, encoded by the coding sequence ATGATTTTCGACCCCGTAACCGATAAGCCGCAGGATGAATGCGGTGTGTTTGGCATGTACTCGCCGGAACCGGCGGACCTGGCGTGGTTCACGTACCTGGGCCTGTTCGCGTTGCAGCACCGTGGGCAGGAGGCGGCGGGCATGTGCGTGTCCGACGGTGAGAAGTTCCACGTGGAGAAGGACCTGGGGCTGGTGACGCAGGTGTTCGACGAGCGGCGCCTGGACAGCGTGCGGCTGGCGAACGCACGGGTGAGCATCGGGCACGTGCGGTACAGCACGACGGGCAGCAACCTGCGTTTCAACGCGCAGCCGCTGACGACCCGCACGAACAAGGGCATCCTGGGGTTGGCGCACAACGGGAATTTCGTGAACGCCCGCGAGGTCCGGAACGCCATGCTGATGGAAGGCGCGCTGTTCGCCACCACGAACGACAGCGAGGTCATGCTGAACCTGATTGCCCGCGAGAGCCACATGGACCTCGTGGAAGCCACGGCCGCCGCCATGAAGCAACTGCGCGGCGGGTTCGCGTGCGTCCTGATGAGCCGCACGCAACTGCTGGGCTTCCGCGACCCGAACGGCGTGCGCCCCCTCGTGATCGGGCAGCGGGAGGACGGCGCGTACGTGATCGCCAGCGAGCCGTGCGCGCTGTTCACGGTCGGCGCGAAACTCCTGCGGGACGTGCAACCCGGCGAACTCGTCTGGGTGGACCGGGACGGCCTGCACTCCCTGATGGTCGAACCCCGCAAACCCACGCCGTGCGCGTTCGAGTGGATCTACTTCGCGCGCAGCGACAGCCGCCTGGACGGCGTGGACGCCCACGAGAGCCGCATCCGCATGGGCCACCAGCTGGCAAAGGAACACCCCGTGAACGCCGACATCGTCGTGCCCGTCCCGGACAGCGGCATCGGCGCCGCCATCGGCTACGCCCGCGAGAGCGGCATTCCGTTCGATTACGGCCTGTACAAGAACCCCTACGCGGGCCGCACGTTCATTGCACCCACGCAGGAAGCGCGCGAGTTGAAGGTCAAGATGAAACTCTCGCCCACCAGCGCCGTCGCCGGGAAACGCGTGATTCTGGTGGACGACAGCATCGTGCGCGGCACCACCAGCCGCCAGATCGTGAACCTCCTGCGCGAGGCAGGCGCGACCGAAGTGCACTTCCGCGTATCAAGCCCGCCCATCAAGCACCCGTGCTTCTACGGCATCGACACCGCCGCGCGGAAGGAACTGGTGGCGAGTACGCACAGCATCGAGGAGATCCGCGAGTTGATCGGGGCGGACACGTTGAGTTTCATCAGTGAGCAGGGCATCCGCGAAGCCGTCAGCGGCCCCGGCCTGTGCCTAGCCTGCTTCAACGGGGAGTACCCCGCTGGGACGCCCCTGTTAAATGACGTGGACAAACTAGCACTCGAAGTCTGA
- a CDS encoding DinB family protein: MTDPRQPLMTQPLSTQSLIVQLLDAEFTAFEAALHACPDVLFGQAPRVGHRVAWHALHVMDWTRATIQPGLTGPDPAHTFGYLGFEDTDWARAAHGPTLAEETDAPVLIRAAVSGVFNAARRDLKNAPAGRFDPDATFQMFHKRRDVTGSVTYHLRHTAYHRGQIALVTKELQ, translated from the coding sequence ATGACCGATCCGCGCCAGCCCCTGATGACACAGCCCCTGTCCACGCAGTCCCTGATCGTGCAGCTGCTCGACGCCGAGTTCACGGCTTTCGAGGCGGCGCTGCACGCCTGCCCGGACGTCCTGTTCGGCCAGGCGCCGCGCGTCGGGCACCGGGTCGCGTGGCACGCGCTGCATGTCATGGACTGGACGCGGGCCACCATCCAGCCCGGCCTGACCGGCCCTGACCCGGCCCACACCTTCGGGTACCTGGGCTTCGAGGACACCGACTGGGCACGCGCCGCGCACGGCCCGACCCTGGCCGAGGAGACCGACGCGCCCGTCCTGATCCGCGCCGCCGTGAGTGGCGTGTTCAACGCGGCGCGGCGGGACCTGAAAAACGCGCCCGCCGGGCGGTTCGATCCAGACGCGACGTTCCAGATGTTTCACAAACGGCGGGATGTGACCGGCAGTGTCACGTACCACCTTCGCCACACCGCCTACCACCGGGGCCAGATCGCCCTGGTCACCAAGGAGCTTCAATGA
- the purQ gene encoding phosphoribosylformylglycinamidine synthase subunit PurQ codes for MKTAVIQFPGSNCDGDALHAAQLLLDQDAQFVWHTEAGLPQGTELVFLPGGFSYGDHLRSGAIAARSPIMQAVKAHAERGGFVLGVCNGFQVLTESGLLPGALSRNRDLHFLCRPVHLRVENTSTAFTGAYTKGQVIEVPIAHGEGNYYADPETIARLEGEGQVVFRYTDNPNGSLNDIAGIVSERGNVLGMMPHPERAVEALLGSEDGRGLFDSLKGALVSR; via the coding sequence GTGAAGACGGCCGTCATCCAGTTTCCCGGCAGCAACTGCGACGGCGACGCGCTGCACGCCGCGCAGCTGCTCCTTGATCAGGACGCGCAGTTCGTGTGGCACACCGAGGCCGGACTGCCCCAGGGCACGGAACTGGTGTTCCTGCCCGGCGGGTTCAGTTACGGCGATCACCTGCGCAGCGGCGCGATTGCCGCGCGCAGCCCGATCATGCAGGCCGTCAAGGCGCACGCCGAACGCGGCGGGTTCGTGCTGGGCGTCTGCAACGGCTTCCAGGTCCTGACCGAGTCCGGCCTGCTGCCCGGCGCGCTGAGCCGCAACCGCGACCTGCACTTCCTGTGCCGCCCCGTGCACCTGCGCGTGGAGAACACCAGCACGGCCTTCACGGGCGCGTACACGAAGGGGCAGGTCATTGAGGTCCCCATCGCGCACGGTGAAGGCAACTACTACGCCGACCCCGAGACCATCGCGCGGCTGGAAGGCGAGGGGCAGGTCGTGTTCCGGTACACCGACAACCCGAACGGCAGCCTGAACGACATCGCCGGGATCGTCAGCGAACGCGGCAACGTGCTGGGCATGATGCCCCACCCCGAACGGGCCGTGGAGGCCCTGCTGGGCAGCGAGGACGGCCGCGGTCTGTTCGACAGCCTGAAGGGCGCGCTGGTGTCCCGGTGA
- a CDS encoding YwbE family protein, producing the protein MPPLRSQIQPGATVDIVQKQDQPTGRLTRGVVAAPLTRSPSHPHGIKVRLTGGQVGRVQAVVTPGE; encoded by the coding sequence ATGCCTCCCCTCCGTTCGCAGATTCAGCCCGGCGCAACCGTGGATATCGTTCAGAAGCAGGATCAGCCCACCGGACGGCTGACGCGGGGCGTGGTGGCGGCGCCGCTGACGCGTTCGCCGTCGCATCCGCACGGGATCAAGGTGCGCCTGACGGGCGGGCAGGTCGGGCGCGTGCAGGCCGTGGTCACGCCGGGCGAGTAG
- the purL gene encoding phosphoribosylformylglycinamidine synthase subunit PurL — protein MTQAATLRDRAGTFGLSTEEFDLLVTRIGREPNALEAAIVGAMWSEHCGYKNSRPLFRHFPTTGPQVLQGPGENAGVVDIGDGWGVAFKMESHNHPSAVEPVQGAATGVGGILRDIFAMGARPFAVLDSLRFGNPDSPRTRFLLNGVVEGIAHYGNAIGVPTVGGEVTFHPSYQENPLVNVMALGLLRHEDLAKGTMGEVGNTIVYVGSKTGRDGLGGAVFASADLSNASQADRPAVQVGDPFMEKLLLEATLEAIQAGVVAGVQDMGAAGLVSSTCEMAYRAGLGITMDLDLVPTREDGMVPMELCLSESQERMILVPVPGKEQDLLDLLAKWELDVVTIGQVEGHTNYRLTWRGEVVCDLPVDLLNEAPKYTREGIESDEIKAKRERDLSGVPVPGDLGAVLTDLLGHPTIASKRPIYQRFDHQVMTNTVVVPGAADAAVMRVKGSGMGVAATSDCNPRFVYLDPYTGAAAAVAEAARNLACVGATPLAITDNLNFGNPHRPEVYYQLERAVHGIADACRALNTPVTGGNVSLYNQYTEGDERVAIHPTPTIGMVGVLPDITKRATMNLKGEGQTIYLIGQHADSIGASQYLETVHGLEAGHVPTLDLTREQAVIDATLHLIRAGLTDTAHDCAEGGLAVALSEMAIAGNTGLTVTLDAPTTTRPDALLYGEAHARILIATHDATGTEAALTAQGVPFTRLGTTGGDTVTIALPAHHIHLSVTLSALTHAFTTPLAEILG, from the coding sequence ATGACGCAAGCCGCCACCCTCCGCGACCGTGCGGGCACGTTTGGCCTGTCCACCGAAGAATTCGACCTGCTCGTCACGCGTATCGGCCGGGAGCCGAACGCGCTGGAGGCCGCCATCGTGGGGGCCATGTGGAGCGAGCACTGCGGGTACAAGAACTCGCGGCCGCTGTTCCGTCACTTCCCCACGACCGGGCCGCAGGTGCTGCAGGGTCCCGGTGAGAACGCGGGTGTGGTGGATATCGGGGACGGGTGGGGCGTGGCGTTCAAGATGGAGAGCCACAACCACCCGTCGGCGGTGGAGCCGGTGCAGGGCGCGGCGACGGGCGTGGGCGGCATCCTGCGTGACATCTTCGCGATGGGCGCGCGGCCCTTCGCGGTGCTGGACAGCCTGCGCTTCGGGAACCCCGACAGCCCCCGCACCCGCTTCCTGCTGAACGGCGTGGTGGAGGGCATCGCGCATTACGGCAACGCGATCGGCGTGCCGACGGTGGGCGGCGAGGTGACCTTCCACCCCAGCTACCAGGAGAACCCGCTCGTGAACGTGATGGCGCTGGGTCTGCTGCGTCACGAGGATCTGGCGAAGGGGACGATGGGTGAGGTCGGGAACACCATCGTGTACGTCGGCTCGAAGACCGGGCGGGACGGGCTGGGCGGCGCGGTGTTCGCGTCTGCCGACCTCAGCAACGCGTCCCAGGCGGACCGCCCCGCCGTGCAGGTGGGCGACCCGTTCATGGAGAAACTGCTGCTGGAGGCGACGCTGGAGGCCATCCAGGCGGGCGTCGTGGCGGGCGTGCAGGACATGGGCGCCGCCGGGCTGGTGAGCAGCACCTGCGAGATGGCGTACCGCGCCGGGCTGGGCATCACCATGGACCTGGACCTGGTCCCCACCCGCGAGGACGGCATGGTCCCCATGGAACTGTGCCTGAGCGAGTCGCAGGAGCGCATGATCCTCGTGCCGGTGCCCGGCAAGGAGCAGGACCTGCTGGACCTGCTGGCCAAGTGGGAACTGGACGTGGTGACCATCGGGCAGGTGGAGGGGCACACGAACTACCGCCTGACGTGGCGCGGCGAGGTCGTCTGCGACCTGCCCGTGGACCTGCTGAACGAGGCGCCCAAGTACACCCGCGAGGGCATCGAATCCGACGAGATCAAAGCGAAGCGCGAGCGTGACCTGAGCGGCGTGCCCGTCCCCGGCGACCTGGGCGCGGTCCTGACCGACCTGCTGGGTCACCCCACGATTGCCAGCAAGCGCCCCATCTACCAGCGGTTCGACCATCAGGTCATGACGAACACCGTCGTCGTGCCCGGCGCCGCCGACGCCGCCGTCATGCGCGTCAAGGGCTCCGGCATGGGCGTCGCCGCGACCAGCGACTGCAACCCGCGCTTCGTGTACCTCGACCCGTACACCGGGGCCGCCGCCGCCGTCGCCGAGGCCGCCCGCAACCTCGCCTGCGTGGGCGCGACCCCGCTGGCGATCACGGACAACCTCAACTTCGGCAACCCCCACCGCCCCGAGGTGTACTACCAGCTGGAACGCGCCGTGCACGGCATCGCCGACGCCTGCCGCGCCCTGAACACGCCCGTCACCGGCGGGAACGTCAGCCTGTACAACCAGTACACCGAGGGCGACGAACGCGTCGCCATTCACCCCACCCCCACCATCGGCATGGTCGGCGTGCTGCCGGACATCACCAAACGCGCCACCATGAACCTGAAAGGCGAAGGGCAGACCATCTACCTGATCGGCCAGCACGCCGACAGCATCGGCGCCAGCCAGTACCTCGAAACCGTGCACGGCCTCGAAGCCGGACACGTCCCCACCCTGGACCTGACCCGCGAACAGGCCGTCATCGACGCCACCCTGCACCTGATCCGCGCGGGCCTGACCGACACCGCGCACGACTGCGCCGAAGGCGGCCTCGCCGTCGCCCTGAGCGAAATGGCCATTGCGGGCAACACCGGCCTGACCGTCACCCTCGACGCCCCCACCACCACCCGCCCCGACGCCCTCCTGTACGGCGAAGCGCACGCCCGCATCCTCATCGCCACCCACGACGCCACCGGCACCGAAGCGGCCCTCACCGCCCAGGGCGTCCCCTTCACCCGCCTCGGCACCACCGGCGGGGACACCGTCACCATTGCCCTCCCCGCCCACCACATACACTTGAGCGTGACCCTCAGCGCCCTCACCCACGCCTTCACCACCCCCCTCGCGGAGATCCTGGGATGA